One Methanophagales archaeon genomic region harbors:
- a CDS encoding UbiA family prenyltransferase: MTEVRAIWELTRGEHGLMYGAGVLIGILVGGGNFGITAVLGFFTAFFIQAGTFALNDYCDLETDIANHRLDRPLVRGALTKELAFGIACIATALGILSSVVLTMLHGGLTLFLVALLLAALGILYDIKIKELFAVGNLYIAFTMAVPFIYGGLIAGDIGEGLLILSFIALLAGLGREVMKDIADIEGDEIRDVRSIARVYGIEEAKKVVTASSLLAVGLSVVPFFLPSTPYYLNPIFIILVSGTDIIFAHTINELWKQHVNYEQLRKETLVAIAIGLLAFICGAIL; encoded by the coding sequence ATGACAGAGGTGAGGGCGATATGGGAGTTGACGAGAGGGGAACATGGCTTAATGTATGGTGCTGGTGTGCTGATAGGGATACTGGTAGGTGGAGGTAACTTCGGTATAACCGCAGTGCTCGGCTTCTTCACCGCTTTCTTCATCCAAGCCGGTACTTTCGCATTGAACGATTATTGTGACTTGGAGACCGATATTGCAAATCACAGGCTGGATAGACCACTGGTGCGAGGTGCACTTACTAAAGAGCTCGCCTTCGGTATCGCCTGTATCGCCACTGCACTTGGTATTCTATCCTCAGTGGTACTGACGATGCTCCATGGGGGACTGACCCTCTTCCTCGTGGCATTATTACTTGCAGCACTGGGCATTCTGTATGATATAAAAATAAAGGAACTATTCGCAGTGGGCAATTTGTATATTGCATTCACAATGGCAGTACCGTTCATATATGGTGGTCTGATAGCGGGAGATATCGGAGAAGGATTGCTGATCCTTTCCTTTATCGCTTTACTCGCAGGTCTCGGGCGCGAAGTGATGAAGGATATAGCGGATATAGAAGGTGATGAGATACGAGATGTGAGGAGCATCGCACGGGTTTACGGTATAGAGGAAGCGAAGAAGGTAGTAACTGCCTCATCTTTGCTCGCTGTTGGATTGAGTGTCGTACCTTTCTTCTTGCCTTCCACTCCTTACTACCTCAATCCTATATTTATAATATTGGTTAGTGGCACGGATATAATTTTCGCACATACAATCAATGAGCTATGGAAGCAGCACGTAAACTATGAGCAATTGAGGAAGGAGACACTGGTTGCAATTGCCATTGGACTGCTTGCATTTATATGTGGCGCTATATTGTGA